One window from the genome of Candidatus Thermoplasmatota archaeon encodes:
- a CDS encoding V-type ATP synthase subunit B, producing the protein MMRDYLTIGEIAGPLLFVEKVKNVKYDELVEIELASGELRKGKVLEVHRDKALIQVFEGTAGVDIGRTKVRFLGRGVELAVSDDIIGRVFDGLGNPIDKGPKILAESKLDINGAPINPYARDYPLDFIQTGISAIDCMNPLIRGQKLPLFSGPGLPHAEIAAQIARQSKLITGKEEFAVIFTAMGITFEEANYFISDLKRTGAIERSVLFINLADDPAVERLAAPRVALTAAEYLAFEKDYHVLVILTDMTNYAEALREISAARKEVPGRRGYPGYMYTDLATIYERAGRIKGKRGSITQIPVVTMPEDDITHPIPDLTGYITEGQIIISRELHRKGIYPPIDVLPSLSRLKDRGIGKGRTREDHADVLNQLYAAYAKGKEARELAVILGEAALSELDRKYLDFADLYERKMVSQGKEEDRIIEQTLDLGWELLAMLPEEELKRVRPENIEKYLRRVKK; encoded by the coding sequence ATTATGAGAGATTATTTAACAATAGGCGAGATTGCAGGACCTTTGCTGTTTGTAGAGAAGGTAAAAAACGTTAAATATGACGAACTTGTAGAAATAGAGCTTGCTAGTGGCGAGCTTCGCAAAGGTAAAGTTTTGGAAGTGCATCGTGATAAAGCGCTGATACAAGTCTTTGAAGGTACTGCAGGTGTAGATATTGGGAGAACTAAAGTAAGATTTTTGGGTAGAGGTGTAGAATTAGCGGTTTCTGATGATATTATAGGAAGGGTTTTCGACGGACTTGGCAACCCTATAGATAAAGGCCCTAAAATTCTAGCAGAATCTAAATTAGATATTAACGGAGCGCCTATCAACCCATATGCTAGAGATTATCCGCTCGACTTCATACAGACAGGTATTTCTGCAATTGACTGTATGAATCCACTTATAAGAGGGCAGAAGCTGCCGCTGTTCTCAGGCCCTGGATTACCACATGCAGAAATAGCAGCGCAAATCGCAAGGCAATCGAAACTCATTACTGGCAAGGAAGAATTTGCTGTGATATTCACAGCTATGGGCATAACTTTTGAAGAAGCTAACTATTTCATTTCTGATCTCAAGCGTACAGGCGCTATAGAAAGGAGCGTGCTCTTTATTAATTTAGCGGACGACCCTGCGGTAGAAAGACTTGCAGCTCCTAGAGTAGCGCTTACAGCTGCAGAATATTTAGCTTTTGAAAAAGACTATCATGTACTTGTAATTCTTACTGATATGACTAATTATGCAGAAGCGCTACGCGAAATTTCTGCGGCTCGCAAAGAAGTGCCTGGACGTAGAGGCTATCCAGGGTATATGTACACAGACCTTGCTACTATTTACGAAAGGGCAGGTAGAATAAAAGGTAAGAGAGGCTCTATCACTCAAATTCCTGTCGTAACAATGCCTGAAGACGACATAACTCATCCTATTCCTGATCTTACAGGCTACATAACTGAAGGGCAGATTATAATTAGCAGAGAGCTGCACCGTAAAGGTATTTACCCGCCTATAGATGTGCTACCTTCACTTTCAAGGTTGAAAGATAGAGGTATAGGCAAAGGGCGCACAAGAGAAGACCACGCTGATGTACTCAATCAACTTTACGCAGCTTACGCAAAAGGTAAAGAAGCTCGTGAATTAGCAGTAATACTTGGAGAAGCCGCTCTCAGCGAACTTGATAGGAAATATTTAGATTTTGCAGATTTATATGAACGAAAAATGGTGTCACAAGGCAAAGAAGAAGACAGAATTATAGAGCAAACTTTAGATTTGGGCTGGGAGCTCTTAGCGATGCTGCCTGAGGAAGAGCTAAAACGTGTAAGACCTGAGAATATAGAGAAATATTTGAGGAGAGTCAAGAAATAA
- a CDS encoding V-type ATP synthase subunit F, which yields MKGANEILALGDKETILPLKAFGIVAEDCKTSEQALNIIKLRAKDFTLIFITEELAGPIQEELKILRAEKIFPIILEIPSKSGSTGLSKDKLKKIVEKAVGADILK from the coding sequence ATGAAAGGGGCTAACGAGATTCTAGCGCTTGGTGATAAAGAAACAATATTGCCTTTAAAAGCTTTCGGAATAGTAGCTGAAGATTGCAAAACCTCAGAGCAAGCTTTAAATATTATAAAGCTAAGAGCAAAAGATTTCACTCTAATATTTATCACAGAAGAGCTTGCTGGCCCAATACAAGAGGAACTTAAAATTTTAAGAGCGGAAAAAATATTTCCTATAATATTAGAAATTCCTAGTAAAAGTGGCAGTACAGGATTAAGTAAAGATAAGCTAAAAAAAATAGTTGAAAAAGCAGTAGGCGCTGATATACTAAAGTGA
- a CDS encoding 30S ribosomal protein S3ae, translating into MPEKKATKKPKDKWKLKSWYKVIAPAMFDNATLGETIADTPEKLKGRVLETTAQDLTGDVTKGYFKLYFQINEVRGSEASTRFIGHELSNDYVRRLTRRRKAKLDIVCDVLTSDNCKLRIKPLAIAERELQSSQELAIKNIMQKVIEENAKAKTFSELIKAIISGELTTKLFNSCKSIYPLRRIEIRKSEAEGVFAAEAPPKEEKAIES; encoded by the coding sequence ATGCCTGAGAAAAAGGCTACCAAGAAGCCTAAAGACAAATGGAAGTTAAAGAGCTGGTATAAAGTAATAGCGCCAGCAATGTTTGATAACGCAACTTTAGGCGAGACAATAGCAGATACGCCAGAAAAGCTAAAAGGTAGAGTTTTAGAAACCACAGCTCAAGATCTTACAGGGGATGTTACTAAAGGGTATTTCAAGTTGTATTTTCAAATAAACGAGGTAAGAGGCAGCGAGGCATCTACAAGATTTATAGGTCATGAACTTTCAAACGATTATGTGCGGCGTTTAACTAGGCGGAGAAAAGCTAAACTTGATATAGTATGCGATGTACTGACAAGCGATAATTGCAAGCTAAGAATTAAGCCTTTAGCAATTGCAGAGCGTGAATTGCAGTCTTCTCAAGAGCTTGCTATTAAAAACATAATGCAGAAAGTAATCGAAGAAAATGCTAAAGCCAAAACTTTTAGTGAGCTCATTAAAGCTATTATTTCAGGCGAACTTACTACTAAATTGTTCAATAGCTGCAAGAGTATCTATCCTTTGAGAAGGATCGAGATAAGGAAGAGCGAGGCGGAAGGTGTTTTTGCAGCTGAAGCACCACCTAAGGAAGAGAAAGCTATTGAGAGTTAA
- a CDS encoding V-type ATP synthase subunit D: MIATTAKLTRMELLTTKKKLKLAIRGHKLLKDKRDELMKHFLAVIKETKRMREGLEEELENAYKEFMLVRATASMEELENAFLYPRSRTTIEATTKTLVGVEVPELKLNLSEVDLGYSLAQTPIQLDTTLAHFRHALQKLALLAQLQSSSELLALEIERTRRRVNALEHILIPQLERKVKYIELRLEEVERANFCNLMRIKDIVRRR, translated from the coding sequence ATGATAGCCACAACTGCAAAACTTACCAGAATGGAATTGCTAACTACTAAGAAGAAATTGAAACTTGCAATAAGAGGTCATAAATTGCTCAAAGATAAGCGTGACGAGCTTATGAAACATTTTCTAGCGGTCATAAAGGAAACTAAACGAATGAGGGAAGGGTTAGAAGAAGAATTGGAAAATGCTTATAAAGAGTTCATGCTTGTAAGAGCCACAGCAAGCATGGAAGAGCTTGAAAACGCTTTTCTATATCCAAGAAGTAGGACTACAATTGAAGCCACTACCAAAACGCTTGTTGGTGTAGAAGTGCCAGAGCTAAAATTAAATTTAAGTGAGGTTGATTTAGGATATAGTCTAGCACAAACGCCAATTCAGCTTGATACCACGCTTGCGCACTTTCGTCATGCACTGCAGAAACTTGCTTTACTCGCGCAGCTTCAATCTAGCTCCGAGCTACTAGCGCTCGAAATAGAGCGTACAAGAAGAAGAGTTAATGCGCTAGAGCATATTTTAATACCGCAGTTAGAGCGTAAAGTAAAATATATTGAGTTGAGGTTAGAGGAAGTAGAGCGCGCTAACTTCTGTAATTTAATGAGAATAAAAGATATTGTTAGAAGAAGATAA
- a CDS encoding Lrp/AsnC ligand binding domain-containing protein, protein MSDIIYILIKTEAGKLEKVLNEIFKRSNVLEAYVVTGAYDIIAKIQTPF, encoded by the coding sequence ATGAGCGATATTATTTACATTCTCATAAAGACCGAAGCTGGGAAATTAGAAAAAGTGTTAAATGAAATTTTTAAAAGATCTAATGTATTAGAAGCTTATGTGGTAACAGGCGCTTATGATATTATTGCTAAAATTCAAACTCCTTTTA
- a CDS encoding V-type ATP synthase subunit A: MIEGTVIRVSGPVVVAEGMAQAKMYDVVLVGDKKLVGEIIELRSDRATIQVYEETSGIGVGEKVISTEAPLSVELAPGIIGAIYDGIQRPLDLIKAQIGDYVRRGVAIPPLDRTKEWDFVPKLKKGSEVEQGDVLGVVQETPLVEHRILVPIGVKGKVLELNEGKARIEDVIAVVDTEQGRKEISMLQKWPVRIGRPYKEKLPPSIPMLTGQRVLDTFFPVAKGGIACVPGGFGTGKTVIQHEVSKWADAQIIVFIGCGERGNEMAEVLLEFPQLKDPRSGRPLMERTILVANTSNMPFAAREASIYTGITLAEYYRDMGYDVALQADSTSRWAEALREISGRLEEMPGEEGYPAYLASRIAMFYERAGRVITLGSQKREGSVTVIGSVSPPGGDFSEPVTQSTLRATKVFWALDAPLAYRRHFPAVHWLLSYSLYLDDVKDWYCQNIGKDWKELRDNAMALLQKEAELEEIVRLVGLEALSPKDRLLLETTKSIRDDFLYQNAYHEVDTYCSPEKQYEILKIILKFYRLGLEAVKEGKNLKDVLAIATKQEIPKLRTLEEQEFKSKIQTLNENLEKEFGKLL, translated from the coding sequence ATGATTGAAGGTACTGTTATCAGAGTCAGCGGTCCTGTTGTGGTAGCTGAAGGAATGGCGCAAGCGAAAATGTACGACGTCGTTCTTGTAGGCGATAAAAAGCTAGTAGGTGAAATTATAGAGCTAAGAAGTGATAGAGCTACAATACAGGTTTATGAAGAAACAAGCGGTATAGGGGTAGGTGAGAAAGTTATTTCTACAGAAGCGCCCCTTAGCGTAGAGCTTGCTCCTGGAATCATAGGAGCTATCTATGATGGTATTCAAAGACCTTTGGATTTGATTAAAGCTCAAATTGGCGATTATGTTAGAAGAGGTGTAGCGATACCTCCGTTGGATAGAACTAAAGAATGGGATTTCGTACCCAAATTGAAAAAAGGTAGTGAGGTAGAGCAAGGCGATGTTTTAGGTGTGGTTCAAGAAACGCCACTTGTAGAGCATCGAATACTCGTTCCTATAGGCGTAAAAGGTAAAGTTTTAGAACTTAACGAAGGTAAAGCAAGAATAGAAGATGTAATTGCTGTAGTTGATACCGAGCAAGGTAGAAAAGAAATTTCAATGCTGCAGAAATGGCCTGTAAGGATAGGCAGACCTTACAAAGAGAAACTACCTCCTTCTATACCTATGCTCACAGGTCAACGTGTACTTGATACTTTCTTCCCTGTAGCAAAAGGAGGTATTGCCTGTGTGCCCGGCGGCTTCGGGACTGGCAAAACAGTGATTCAGCATGAAGTGAGTAAATGGGCTGATGCGCAAATTATTGTTTTCATAGGCTGTGGTGAAAGAGGTAACGAAATGGCTGAAGTGCTGCTTGAGTTCCCTCAGCTAAAAGACCCTAGGTCAGGAAGACCTCTAATGGAAAGAACTATTCTTGTAGCTAATACTTCCAACATGCCTTTCGCAGCACGAGAAGCATCTATTTATACAGGAATAACTCTCGCAGAATACTATCGCGATATGGGCTATGATGTAGCGCTACAGGCTGATAGTACTTCGCGCTGGGCTGAAGCGCTACGTGAAATAAGTGGTCGCTTAGAAGAAATGCCTGGCGAAGAAGGTTATCCTGCCTATCTAGCAAGTAGAATTGCAATGTTCTACGAAAGGGCTGGAAGAGTTATAACGTTAGGTTCGCAAAAGCGCGAAGGTTCTGTTACAGTGATAGGCTCTGTCTCACCGCCCGGCGGCGATTTCTCAGAGCCTGTAACTCAGTCAACGCTTCGCGCTACGAAAGTATTTTGGGCACTTGATGCACCTTTAGCATACAGAAGGCATTTCCCAGCAGTCCATTGGTTACTTAGCTATTCTCTTTACCTTGATGATGTAAAGGATTGGTATTGCCAAAATATAGGTAAGGATTGGAAAGAGCTGCGCGATAACGCTATGGCACTTCTACAAAAAGAAGCTGAACTAGAGGAAATTGTTAGACTTGTAGGTCTTGAAGCGCTCTCTCCAAAAGATAGATTGTTACTAGAGACTACAAAGTCAATAAGAGATGACTTCCTTTATCAAAATGCATATCACGAAGTAGACACTTACTGCTCTCCAGAAAAACAATATGAAATACTCAAAATAATACTGAAATTCTACAGGCTCGGCTTAGAAGCAGTTAAAGAAGGTAAGAACTTAAAAGATGTTCTTGCAATCGCTACTAAGCAAGAAATTCCTAAACTTCGTACTTTAGAAGAGCAAGAATTCAAGAGTAAAATTCAAACTTTAAACGAAAATCTTGAGAAAGAGTTTGGTAAATTATTATGA
- a CDS encoding OPT/YSL family transporter — protein MVRKYSYREAPTPQGLKGMEHGTLKHFDIEMFSNLNTGVLEQYLEEKNRVEGFIGKPFLWKRVIVGLVIGTIFAVITEYVGLKVGIAISGGWYIVYIIGLALRWGAREVNIAAGASTGATYIATGFIFTFPALYLLSELSKHEQYALAGGRYLITQAEVQGALVPALLATIIAGFIGVLYFIIFRRIWLIEDPLHVPGVEANIKLLDMSHSISKGAMEEAKKALKLVCSAMGITMLFTFFRDFPVTKMEQSYAYYGAYGAAEASTFDWLFKGSAAYDKGTVLIPYEYDKALYTHIDFGLIPIQLGIGWFMKFRVALLVSLGTLLQWFIIVPLALLLATPVYATVGGATGFWSPHIFFFPSAACTPALVTFSKIGRLIAIGAILGGGITGLLKMAPAFKSAAADVIKTKGVERRDFIIGRGWYEWPVTHIKAMLVLTLILVLLVFLLSGFGLGPSLLVPVLLVLTTFFFGAIAVKVMGETGSEPVSGTSFLVLLLLIGGLLALRTPPSTTAVIAIIGTTVFAGAISMSGDIIWDFKSGLYCGNRPYHLMKGELIGIVPGAIAGMVGAIILSEGLATKQLPLIAPQAHAFATTIQVILSGETGIQTIQLLILGGAIGIFAELMTGMGTAFGLGMYFPLSLTLPMLLGGGLRDLWEKKSLEPRAKAEKWDERTRTLKVIDTYMIATGLIVGEAIMGTIVAIYIMMIL, from the coding sequence ATGGTAAGGAAATATTCCTATCGCGAAGCGCCCACCCCACAAGGGCTGAAAGGTATGGAGCACGGCACTTTAAAACATTTTGATATAGAGATGTTTTCTAATTTGAACACAGGCGTACTTGAGCAGTATTTAGAGGAGAAGAATAGAGTTGAGGGATTTATTGGCAAGCCTTTCTTGTGGAAGCGCGTGATAGTAGGGCTTGTTATAGGCACTATTTTCGCAGTAATTACAGAATATGTCGGTCTAAAAGTAGGTATTGCAATTAGTGGTGGGTGGTATATAGTCTATATTATAGGACTTGCTCTTAGATGGGGCGCTAGAGAAGTGAATATAGCAGCAGGAGCTTCTACCGGCGCTACCTACATTGCTACTGGTTTTATATTTACATTTCCAGCACTTTATCTTTTAAGCGAGCTTTCTAAGCACGAACAATACGCTTTAGCAGGTGGTAGATATCTTATAACTCAAGCTGAGGTGCAAGGTGCACTTGTACCTGCACTTCTAGCTACAATTATAGCAGGCTTTATAGGCGTACTCTATTTTATTATTTTCAGGAGAATATGGCTGATTGAAGATCCCTTGCATGTGCCTGGCGTAGAAGCCAACATAAAACTTTTAGACATGAGTCATTCTATTTCTAAAGGCGCTATGGAAGAGGCAAAAAAAGCGCTTAAACTAGTTTGCTCTGCTATGGGCATTACTATGTTGTTCACTTTTTTCAGGGACTTTCCTGTAACGAAAATGGAACAAAGTTATGCTTATTATGGTGCTTATGGAGCAGCGGAAGCATCTACGTTTGATTGGCTTTTCAAAGGGAGCGCTGCCTACGATAAAGGCACTGTTTTAATACCTTACGAATATGACAAAGCGCTCTATACCCATATAGACTTCGGGCTTATACCTATTCAGCTAGGCATAGGCTGGTTTATGAAATTCAGAGTTGCTTTATTAGTGTCTTTGGGAACTCTCTTACAATGGTTTATTATCGTACCTTTAGCTCTTTTATTAGCGACTCCAGTCTATGCTACAGTAGGTGGGGCAACTGGTTTTTGGTCTCCTCATATATTCTTCTTCCCCTCCGCTGCCTGCACCCCAGCACTAGTAACGTTTAGTAAAATAGGGAGATTGATTGCAATAGGCGCTATTTTAGGCGGTGGTATTACCGGGCTACTCAAAATGGCACCTGCATTTAAGAGTGCAGCTGCGGATGTGATTAAAACAAAAGGTGTAGAAAGAAGAGATTTTATTATAGGGAGAGGCTGGTACGAATGGCCTGTAACTCACATAAAAGCCATGCTTGTATTAACGCTGATTTTAGTTCTGTTAGTATTTTTGCTGAGCGGGTTCGGGCTGGGACCTTCACTGTTAGTCCCAGTGCTGCTAGTGCTAACTACATTCTTCTTCGGCGCTATTGCAGTTAAAGTCATGGGAGAGACAGGTAGCGAGCCTGTTTCTGGAACTTCCTTTTTGGTGTTACTATTGTTAATAGGCGGTTTGCTAGCACTTCGTACACCTCCAAGTACCACTGCTGTAATAGCTATTATAGGAACGACTGTATTTGCAGGCGCTATTTCTATGAGCGGCGATATTATATGGGATTTCAAGTCAGGTCTCTACTGTGGCAATCGTCCCTATCATTTAATGAAGGGCGAGCTTATAGGTATTGTGCCAGGCGCAATTGCAGGAATGGTGGGCGCAATAATACTTTCAGAAGGTCTTGCTACTAAGCAATTACCTTTAATTGCGCCTCAAGCCCATGCATTTGCAACTACTATACAAGTAATTCTTAGCGGTGAGACTGGCATTCAAACCATCCAACTTCTTATACTCGGCGGGGCTATAGGCATATTCGCAGAACTTATGACTGGTATGGGTACTGCTTTTGGACTTGGTATGTACTTTCCACTATCCCTGACTTTACCTATGCTTTTGGGAGGAGGTCTGCGCGATCTATGGGAGAAGAAAAGTTTGGAGCCTAGAGCTAAAGCTGAAAAATGGGACGAGCGCACAAGAACTTTGAAAGTAATAGATACTTATATGATTGCTACAGGCCTAATTGTAGGAGAAGCTATTATGGGAACAATAGTGGCAATTTATATTATGATGATATTATGA
- the serS gene encoding serine--tRNA ligase — MLDIKLIREHSELVKDMLAKRNVKAPLDELIQCDKDLRACRIELDKLRNLRNITAQKVAELKKKGVSAENEILRMKEFNEKIEFLEGRLNELSAKRNELLLRIPNLLHETVPIGTKNVVVREWSAPRKLKFKARSHVELLELLDIGDIERAARATGARFYYLKNELFQIALALVTFTVKELVSKGFIAMETPFLLRKEAIQGAIDLADFENVIYKLENEDLYLIATAEHTLLAYHMNEVFEEKDMPKCYVGYSTNFRKEAGAHGKDTKGIFRVRQFDKVEQFVFCKPSETWQWHEKLIANAEELYQKLEIPYRVVSLCSTDLGKVSAKTYDLEAWMPAQNEYREIVSCSNCTDYQARRLNIRYRTKEGTKFVHTLNSTAIAIQRTLVAILENYQQADGSVVVPKVLRAFTGIKRITPKK; from the coding sequence ATGCTTGATATTAAACTTATAAGAGAGCATTCTGAGCTGGTAAAAGATATGCTGGCTAAGCGCAATGTAAAGGCACCTTTAGATGAGCTTATCCAATGCGACAAAGATTTAAGAGCTTGCAGAATAGAACTTGATAAATTAAGGAATCTGAGAAATATAACTGCCCAGAAGGTCGCGGAGTTAAAGAAAAAGGGCGTATCTGCTGAAAATGAAATTTTGAGAATGAAAGAGTTTAACGAAAAAATAGAGTTTTTAGAAGGGAGGTTAAATGAGCTCAGCGCTAAGAGAAATGAGCTATTACTTCGCATCCCTAACCTATTGCACGAAACAGTACCAATAGGAACTAAAAATGTGGTTGTGCGAGAGTGGAGTGCACCTAGAAAACTAAAATTCAAGGCTAGAAGCCATGTAGAATTGCTCGAGTTGCTTGATATAGGAGACATAGAAAGAGCTGCAAGAGCTACAGGAGCTAGGTTTTATTATTTAAAAAACGAGCTTTTCCAAATTGCTTTAGCGCTCGTTACATTTACTGTAAAAGAGCTTGTGAGTAAAGGTTTTATAGCCATGGAGACGCCTTTCCTTTTAAGAAAAGAGGCTATTCAAGGCGCAATAGATTTAGCTGATTTCGAAAACGTAATTTATAAACTAGAGAACGAAGATCTTTATTTAATTGCTACTGCAGAGCATACTCTACTTGCTTATCATATGAACGAAGTATTTGAAGAAAAAGATATGCCTAAATGCTATGTGGGCTATAGTACTAATTTCAGGAAAGAGGCTGGCGCGCATGGTAAAGATACTAAAGGGATATTTAGAGTAAGGCAGTTTGATAAAGTAGAGCAATTTGTGTTTTGCAAGCCAAGTGAAACATGGCAATGGCATGAAAAATTAATAGCAAATGCAGAAGAGCTCTATCAGAAACTAGAAATACCATATAGAGTTGTATCTCTATGCTCCACAGATTTGGGTAAAGTAAGTGCTAAAACTTACGATTTAGAAGCTTGGATGCCTGCTCAGAACGAGTACAGAGAGATAGTGTCATGCTCTAACTGCACAGACTATCAAGCTCGTAGGTTAAATATAAGATATCGCACCAAAGAAGGTACTAAGTTTGTGCATACACTCAACAGCACTGCAATAGCAATTCAAAGAACGCTTGTAGCAATTCTTGAAAACTATCAGCAAGCAGATGGCTCTGTTGTAGTACCTAAAGTATTAAGAGCTTTTACAGGTATTAAGAGAATAACTCCTAAGAAGTGA